The Aegilops tauschii subsp. strangulata cultivar AL8/78 unplaced genomic scaffold, Aet v6.0 ptg000179l_subseq_2504346:2865697_obj, whole genome shotgun sequence nucleotide sequence ggtccttgtgttattcataacatcgaacataaaaagttctcttatgaacaaccttcttgcaagacaccttatgcaatgggatagagtttgtaaaactctaaatgaattacgaaaataaatacagacggcaatacaccgatggaaggtatagtaacatttactatgttccctgtgtataccttaacctcatttctagctagtctttcaggccatagtagttcttacattgagttgcaacagaatgcaatcgagcgggcatttttgtgatgaactcacaataaccaagaattagtgattaacatgtttaaccataattcgcaagaactatatctttgaccagccttctatacatcaaaaacttgtatgacattcatacatgagctggatactccagtcttctttccttttgcctttatacttctagcagtttaacttttagtatttctcctactcttagaagaagcacccaacttaagagtggcattagccccggacttcctaggcgtgtaagtcatactaacaccctttggacacttcctttctctttaagttgttgttttattcacctttcattatacgacaggcgttcttctggatccctttcccaacagtcaaatgcatagtaaacacttttactaatacttgcaaacaaacattgctttgtttgtatctgaaaataattttcagttccatgaatatcatataactatcccaactttcgaagtttgggtttcatggaagcaaacatattccacttgaccgtaacagaattctagcttttggatcgaaggacgagagtcacatgatccatagcattagcgggaggatacggaaagcatgcgataggacaaagtccttctcggcacttttgaggacaatcctcatgttacgttaccaatcgtaaagttttaaccagatatttaacagctattcaattttaatagggaaggtggaaatgcgagccattattctacaactattattcAAGAAACACTTaaacagtgttcataattaattgcactgagaattaaacatgttaattcaacagtgcgctcccactcaaatcaatatctctcataattgatttagagtgattcaagatccatatttctattcgatgccattgacgggttcatcactgatgacatgaatttcaatcggtaggccaacttgccgatcacatctctatgtgattcttgttcatctttcgatgggcgtgttccgagctcaggactctcctgcctgaacgtcaaagacaaccaagtgatcttgctgcgaggtctgacctcacccgcctcattcctctcgattcgttcgtgctcatgtgtacatggcgcaccccgaaaaaacatacgaatttcagacggtgctacacttgggtgaacactaactactttgatattttaagtgagagatcaccctaataaaaagcgactaccgcgcaatcaagaagggtgcatcataagggataaacatctcaggcaattcataatagcatgatatggtatagccctttctgacggagaagtctttcatttcttcgtcttcggcattcgcgtcagtgttcaccttcgcgaagattgccaccaccttgtcgatgcaccagataatattgctatctcaatagctaacaaaataatgcattacaacaaggttgacacgcaggtcattaaagtgcaatcatatggctccagccatcatgccgaatcatgacacgcaggtcatgctaatcaaattacatcatatagtcatctcatacataattgaattagtatgagcactgctataccacatcacatgcacatcctgcaaaaccaagttagacgcctctaatcggtttatgcaaaatttcttttacgtggcttctaaggttttgacttaaaccgcagctaccaacattttatcatcaagtatgattattcaagttgctagattaacatctcggggtgtatgaaacacgtgATAATTAAATCttgagccccatactaaacttcgtcatacgcatgacccccgtgcagatcatatctgcaatgccctttcatctgcgaatttcatctttcttttgactacggcagaacccaaagaactgatagcacttccatgatcaatcaggatcacggattgccagaactttgtcaaattccaccatgttgtctcgagattgagcaaacgcaaattctagggaagcaacaagaacctcgggtaacagatttcatctgtcacctgcataaataattttcagcaatagatctcatctactacctaattatattatgcaatacccatacatctccatgtattctagatcgaaacctgcatctacgcatagcacggctcttgatgccactgtagggtaacgcagcagaaaacaaaaattttccgacctacgcaccagcccaggaccactatggagactgcatacatggtttgatctttttcgttaccgactcgtagcgcagcgggaagtagagtcgatgacgatcggcggtgcagatccccgcagctaggatttacaacctcccaaccgcgaggatgtataccctcatctgctcctcagacagccctccgggaggcggtcgaacagccccccggatggtgtcgcggacagcccttcggaggaccttcgaaactcgaacggtcactcggacagcccttcgggaggaccttcgaaactcggacggtcacatggacagcccttcgggaggcactcatgaactaagaccgaaactacggtctctctacagagttgcacacatacggtgtcatctatccggcagggcttcgccatccagaactagttcctgccggaacccagacaacctttcagctctacgaaactatttcgccgggagggagagagaagccagatcattgcatggcacttgtataCGAGAAGggatgaggtttgggctgcccactcctcctctatttataggaaagccaaggggtagggatggctcacaaaaacgaaaaatgcccatgcaaatgtcacacatgaagggcataatggggagtgaagtggagctccatggagccccacacatgtggcctggccaacccccttgggggacccccatgaggagcatgcttggccccgaagcccttctagaagccttttggagCTATCCCAAAAGCTGACtcaccataaaatatcccaaaaagcactttcactattcacgacgacatttttcagcgtctgttcgaactgaaaatatttatgtgggcttagaacatttccagtacccaccaaaattattttcaacgcgttccgaaacaattccggtttagtgattttcatctgcgaaaagcatctgaagtggctccggcagctccggaacatttccggtttttatctcagaaaattccaaaaagcttccagaatgattctggcatcctccaagaattatcaggcatgtgccgaaatcaatttgacttaatggtgtatcccgaaacaacttttcggtatcatcgaaacttatccgatgacctctctttGCGGTatgattccgctgtccgaaactttttcggtgattttctctcagactccctgtctagtattcagcagatagatgacccttaagcgtgtgaccctataggttcggtgaagtatagacatgacctggaaccccttccgatcaatgatcaacatcggagccgtcgacacccatattgacccctatacccacacgaatgaatattcgagtgaacctccagttgccatgtgctattcctgttgcttcgcgatatgttacaaatactcgaggtgagacatgttggcattcccgtggatcaacaacttgtccactatgctagttacctcgttaccggttttgttctcttttctcgtttcgtgttccggcatccccgtgatcaaatcacaaagtgtctggccagacaaTGATGGACActgtaacaccgagagggcccgagtatatctgtccatcgtcggaggagcaaatcccaatctcgagctattaagttacttaacatactttcccatgaacccgtaagccgccgtaatagccatccagttacggatgacgtttaacaaaccccaaagttcatgaagcaagcatgaagaaactcgatactctcatggtctaaggaatcatgcaaacgttaaccatctctgtgttatgtaccattaacttgtgaggaataaatctcttagcataacatcatgccgggtcgattcaacacagatgttctcttaacattgtgccctcaaggttgctgacatagacatgcccatgatcaggaaaacataaccatcatgcaacacttgagctagtcttagaggccagactaggaatacattttaccgtttattattccacacgtgcatatgagtcttcctccgagcctcgtggttattgcagactcgagaaccatagcagttatagcatggaacataaacataattatgaactcggagataaataatatcatttattattgcctctagggcatatctcctacacatGGGATTTGTCGATACTTTGGCACAAGGTATGATAACTACACATATATCTACTTATGCCATTGATAGGAGAATAGTGCAAATTGTACTAAATCATCATGTGCTCAAATTTCCATGCTAATATACCGCTACAAGGTTACAATATTCAGCCTTCCATTTATCATTTGTGAGAAAGATGTCATGCACACACACAATTATCCATGTCATGAACCGATATGACTTGTGTGTTTTCAATGGAAAATAATTAGAATTCCCCGCTTTTCCTCAATAGGTTTTTCATAGAAATTTAATCATAAAAAATCAGGTCCCCTATCTGATGAATTTTACAAAAACAACTCTAAAAAATGACAATATATTTTCATTTAATATAAATGGTTCCAATATCGCATTTTTTCAGACAGAATGAATAAAGTGCATGGATTCACTATTTATTACCAGGGGAAATGAATGCCCACATGTACTCCCTATAGAACACTTTGCATGAATATCTTATGTaaatttgattttaaaaatgaCATAATCTTAAAGATAACAGTAAAAATGTTATCGAGAGCATGCTCAACATCTCTAAACCATAACACCAAACTCCGTCATAATTTGTCGAAAAAAGGATAACAAATGATACATCCACCAAATTTTGCATTTGCAAAACTACAACCACCAATACACAAGCAACCTTCATGAATATGGAACATTGTTACATTTATTATAAACATAAAGTTCCTGGGGTGAAAAATAGTTGTGTCTCGATTGATGGTTGGAAAAGAGTATACATGCAAACAGTACAATCACAAATGGTTGGAGCTATTTAACTCGATCCTTTTATTTATACAAAATTAGAAATTAAATACTATTACACTGGTCAAAATAGTGTCTTGAATGTCCCTATATTTGAAAACCGAAAACACTAAGGGGTTAATAACTAGTATGCAGTAATCGTGGCAAAAGTAAATAGATGGTTAAGAAGCTCAATGATCATGATGAGAGGGAAAAGAGATAGGCAACTGAACCGTACATGTTTGAGGATGTGGACACTGCAACCCATACATTACATAAAATTACTAATAAGAAACATAATGCTGAACGTTACTAAAATACACGAGGTACATCAGGAGCACATACAACAGGGTTTGGGGAGGAAAACACATATGAATTCTTACAGTAGAAACACAACAAAAAGTGAAAACCAGTGATAAAGGAAACTCAGAACAGCCATCACACCGTCGCTCTCGTAACCACTTGTAGTACTGGTGATTTTATGTTGTTGGCGAATAAATAATAAAGTGTCGTTTGCTGATCGATCATGTAGTGGCTGTGATCGGGACGCTGTAGAGGACGAGCGTCTCGACGGTGAGGCCGGGGCCAAAGCCGAAGAGGACACCCCACTCCTTACCCTCTCCAGTAGTTGCTTGGCCATCCTGCGAAGAGGTCTTACGCATCACGTCGAGGATGAAGAGGACACATGCGCTGGACATATTGTCGTACTTCGACAGGACCTCTCGGCTGGCGCGCATGCGTTCCTTGTCAAGGCCAACTTTCTCCTCAACCATGTCCAGGATCGCCGGCCCGCCAGGGTGTGCAATCCAGAAGATGGAGTTCCAGTCGTGGATGCCCAGAGGCTTGAAGGCGTCCTCGAGCGCTTGCTCGATGTTCTCGGAGATGAGCCCGGGCACGTCCTTGAGAAGGTGGATGGTGAGCCCTGCCTCTGTAAGGTGGCCGTTGATGGCACCCTCGGAGTCGGGCAGGATGGTCTGGCTCGCTGATACCAGCTGGAAGAGTGGCTTCTCGAAGGGCACGTCGGGGTCGGTGCCGATGATGGCAGCGGCCGCGCCATCGCCAAAGAGCGCATGTCCAACCAGCGAATCCAAATGGGACTTGGAGGGGCCAAGGAATGCCATGGCGGTAATCTCTGAGCAGACCACCAACACACTTAGAGTTTTCCAATCTTAGTTCTTCTTCCCCCCGCCGCGCCGAACACCGCGACGCCGCCAgccagctgatacgtctccaatgtatctataattttgatggttccatgctattatattatcattcttcgATGTTTTGCAATCATTttgtagcaactttatatcattttttgggactaacctattgacatagtgcccagtgccagttgctgttttttccttgttttttacttcgcatgatatcaatatcaaacggatttcaaacacagcgaaactttttggagaatttttatgaatCAGAACACCCAGGATTGCCAGAGAAGTACCCGGGGGGTGCCcggaggggggcacaacccacctgggctcGTCTGGgcgcccaggcgcgccctggtgggttgtgcccacctcggtggcctcccacaccgcctcttcgccctataagttgtcaaatattccaaaaaccctctgggtaaccctagatcagaagtaacgccgctgcaagcctctgtagccacgaaaaaccaatcttgaccccgttccggcactccgACGGAGGGGAATCTTCGTcggtggccaccacgatgagaagggagtagtccaccctcggggctgagggtctgtaccagtagctatgtgtttaatctctctctcgtgttcttgagatggcacgatcttgatgtatcgcgggctttgttaatatagttggatcatatggtgtttctccctctctatcttgttgtgatgaattgagttttccctttgagatttcgttttatcggattgaatatttttatggatttgagagcacttgatgtatgtcttgctatgaatatcCGTGGCGActatggggtatcatattgattcgcttggtatatgttttggcactcaactcatggattcccgaggtgacattggggtaatctatgcatatgggttgatgcatgttctcgtctttgtttctctggtagaagtCTTCGGGAACTCTTtaaggttctttgtgttggatctagtattataaatctgaaattgtttgatgtgtatcgtataattaactcatggatacttgtggtgacattggagtatctaggtgacattagagttggttgatgcgtatcatatggtgttattttagtacgaactcttggatagattgaacggaaagaataattttgtgttattttagtacgaactattgaatagatcgaatggaaagaataacTCTAAGGTGGTTTCGTAACCTACAAAAAAATTATTGTTATGTTCTCCGCTGGATAAGAACTTTgaagtgattcttcatcgcacgttgagggatgattatatgatccaattagtttagcattgttgagagattgcactagcgaaagtacggaccctaggcctcattttcaagcattgcaatacccttCGTGCTTTGTTTTATCAatttctaccttgctgttttttattgttcctatcacaaaaatcaatatcaactatcattactacgctttgattaccatctcttcgccaaactagtgcacctatacaatttaccattgtatttggtgtgttggggacacaagagactttttattatttggttgtagggttgtttgagagagaccatcatcatcctacacctcccacggattgataaaccttagatcatccacttgagggaaaattgctactgtcccacaaaactctgcgcttggaggtcCAACACGAGtttacaagaataaagttgcgtagtagacatcaaggtcttttctggcgccgttgccaaggaggttaggtaagcggcactcacatcccgtaaacgaagctcttttttggcgccgttgccggggaggtgagtgcttgaaggtatatctttagatcttgcaatcgaatcttttagtttcttgttttatcactggtttggtttataaaagaaaactaagaAAATGGAATTgatgttgcatcatattattcatctttataa carries:
- the LOC109775495 gene encoding chalcone synthase 2-like, encoding MAFLGPSKSHLDSLVGHALFGDGAAAAIIGTDPDVPFEKPLFQLVSASQTILPDSEGAINGHLTEAGLTIHLLKDVPGLISENIEQALEDAFKPLGIHDWNSIFWIAHPGGPAILDMVEEKVGLDKERMRASREVLSKYDNMSSACVLFILDVMRKTSSQDGQATTGEGKEWGVLFGFGPGLTVETLVLYSVPITATT